In a single window of the Vitis vinifera cultivar Pinot Noir 40024 chromosome 6, ASM3070453v1 genome:
- the LOC100241690 gene encoding serine/threonine-protein kinase UCNL has translation MENASPELHLDDLPAIQVLGKGAMGTVFLVHDRLADPSALSPFALKVVDKFSHHTKLDADRRARWEISVLKRLSNPEHPFLPTLIGSLETPEFLAWAVPFCPGGDLNVLRYHQTDRVFSPSVIRFYVAEIICALEHLHSMGIAYRDLKPENVLIQQSGHVTLTDFDLSRSLKPRTVKTLITSDPIELDPPEIRQRHRRNLTRLVTIVSDKGGLKKAKSARVSPVSRRKQSFSNGERSNSFVGTEEYVSPEVVRGDGHEFAVDWWALGILTYEMLYGTTPFKGKNRKETFRNVLMKTPEFIGKRTALTDLIGRLLEKDPTKRLGYNRGASEIKQHVFFRGLQWDKLTEVLRPPFLPSMDDELLTENITADEFDIREYFQKTKVKPSLTPSTSSRSVSLTEF, from the coding sequence atGGAGAATGCCTCGCCGGAGCTACATCTGGACGACCTTCCGGCCATCCAAGTGCTCGGAAAAGGCGCCATGGGCACCGTTTTCCTCGTCCATGACCGCCTAGCTGACCCTTCTGCTCTCAGTCCTTTCGCTCTCAAAGTTGTCGATAAATTTTCTCACCACACCAAACTCGACGCCGACCGTCGTGCCCGCTGGGAGATCTCCGTTCTGAAACGTTTATCGAATCCAGAACACCCGTTTCTTCCCACCCTAATCGGATCTTTGGAGACTCCCGAATTCCTTGCCTGGGCCGTTCCGTTTTGCCCCGGTGGGGACCTCAATGTTCTCCGGTATCATCAGACAGACCGCGTCTTCTCGCCGTCGGTGATACGGTTCTACGTGGCCGAGATCATCTGCGCGCTCGAGCACTTACATAGCATGGGCATTGCGTACCGTGATCTCAAGCCAGAGAACGTGTTGATACAGCAGTCAGGTCACGTGACGCTCACGGACTTCGATCTTTCCCGAAGCCTGAAGCCGAGAACGGTGAAGACACTCATCACCTCCGACCCAATTGAGCTCGACCCTCCGGAGATCCGTCAGAGGCATCGCCGGAACCTGACGCGACTCGTCACCATTGTGTCCGACAAGGGCGGGCTGAAGAAAGCTAAGTCCGCGCGTGTCTCGCCTGTGAGCCGCCGGAAACAGAGCTTCTCGAACGGGGAACGGTCGAACTCGTTCGTGGGGACGGAAGAGTATGTGTCGCCGGAGGTGGTCCGCGGCGACGGACACGAGTTCGCCGTTGATTGGTGGGCTTTGGGGATTCTCACGTACGAGATGCTCTACGGAACGACGCCGTTTAAAGGGAAAAATCGAAAAGAAACATTTCGAAATGTTTTAATGAAAACCCCAGAGTTCATCGGAAAACGGACGGCCCTCACTGACTTGATCGGACGGCTGTTAGAGAAGGACCCCACAAAACGATTGGGATACAACAGAGGCGCGTCGGAGATCAAACAGCACGTGTTCTTCCGAGGATTACAGTGGGACAAGCTAACAGAGGTATTAAGGCCGCCGTTTCTGCCGTCAATGGACGATGAACTTTTAACGGAGAATATAACGGCAGATGAGTTCGATATAAGAGAATACTTTCAGAAAACAAAGGTAAAACCCTCACTTACGCCGTCAACGTCATCCAGAAGCGTCTCCTTAACGGAGTTCTGA